One segment of Paenibacillus sp. FSL R7-0337 DNA contains the following:
- a CDS encoding sugar phosphate nucleotidyltransferase: MHTILLCGGSGQRLWPLSGSIRSKMFLPLLPAPDGGTESMIGRVCRQLGQAGLDESLLLVAHQEQVALTQRYTGSNYPVIGEPCKRGTLTAAAFGALHLLAAGKAQPEDIICIAPADMYADDDFFRQFHQFEALLADSEAELLLLGTRPSYPSEQYGYIVPAQEDSGGYAQVLSFAEKPDKVKALELMREKALWNCGVFASRLSFLLEHLERLGLPVEFAALTAQYPGLPVRSFDKEVAERSTKAIVVRHEGEWSDLGSWDMLTAKLPSQVIGVGGLWGECGDSHLINELEVPLHVIGVSGIVAIAGPEGILIADKKNANMIKDILASDRHKQKGKSQTPDDGCSGYP; encoded by the coding sequence ATGCATACTATTCTTCTGTGCGGCGGCTCCGGCCAGCGGCTGTGGCCCCTGTCCGGCAGCATCCGCTCCAAGATGTTCCTGCCGCTGCTGCCTGCACCGGACGGGGGCACAGAATCCATGATTGGGCGGGTATGCCGTCAGCTCGGTCAGGCCGGACTGGATGAATCCCTGTTGCTCGTGGCCCATCAGGAGCAGGTGGCCCTTACCCAGCGGTATACCGGAAGCAATTATCCGGTAATCGGAGAGCCGTGCAAGCGCGGGACCCTCACTGCTGCCGCGTTCGGCGCGCTGCACTTGCTTGCAGCCGGAAAGGCACAGCCGGAGGACATCATCTGTATCGCTCCGGCCGACATGTACGCAGATGATGATTTCTTCCGCCAGTTCCATCAATTCGAGGCACTTCTGGCCGATTCTGAGGCCGAACTCCTCCTGCTTGGAACGAGGCCTTCTTATCCCTCGGAGCAATACGGCTATATCGTCCCGGCACAGGAAGACTCTGGCGGGTATGCTCAGGTGTTATCTTTTGCAGAGAAGCCGGATAAGGTTAAAGCCCTGGAGCTGATGCGGGAGAAGGCCTTATGGAATTGCGGGGTGTTCGCTTCGCGGCTGAGCTTCCTGCTGGAGCATCTGGAGAGGCTGGGGCTGCCTGTGGAATTCGCAGCATTGACCGCGCAGTATCCAGGGCTTCCGGTCCGCAGCTTCGACAAGGAAGTGGCAGAACGCAGCACCAAAGCTATTGTCGTAAGGCATGAAGGGGAATGGTCCGACCTGGGAAGCTGGGATATGCTGACGGCCAAGCTGCCATCACAGGTCATTGGAGTAGGCGGGCTATGGGGAGAATGCGGGGACAGTCACCTTATTAATGAGCTGGAGGTGCCGCTGCATGTCATTGGGGTCTCCGGTATAGTCGCCATAGCCGGTCCCGAAGGCATTCTAATCGCAGATAAGAAGAACGCTAACATGATCAAGGATATTCTGGCGTCTGACCGCCATAAACAAAAAGGGAAATCTCAAACACCGGATGATGGCTGTTCGGGATATCCCTGA